In Hypomesus transpacificus isolate Combined female chromosome 4, fHypTra1, whole genome shotgun sequence, the following are encoded in one genomic region:
- the marcksl1b gene encoding MARCKS-related protein 1-B — MGSQTSKGGVAVEASAAAADAAAVKTNGQENGHVKTNGDVSAKPDGDTAATNGSAEVAKEPEAGAGGDAIEPAPAADGEAKPEEVAKETPKKKKKKFSLKKTFNFKGLKKSKKSGGEVKEEKEGAEEVKEAAPAAEAPKTEEEPAKGEAPAAVKEEVKEEVKEEVKEEVKEEVKEEVKEEVKEEVKEEVKEEVKEAAPEASNPKEESSSTPAPSEQKE; from the exons ATGGGATCCCAGACGTCCAAGGGAGGAGTAGCCGTGGAGGCAAGCGCGGCTGCCGCGGATGCTGCCGCTGTCAAAACTAATGGACAG GAGAACGGCCATGTTAAGACCAATGGAGACGTTTCTGCCAAGCCAGACGGCGACACCGCAGCCACCAACGGCTCTGCCGAGGTGGCCAAGGAGCCGGAGGCAGGAGCAGGCGGGGACGCCATCGAGCCAGCGCCTGCGGCGGACGGAGAGGCCAAGCCCGAGGAGGTCGCCAAGGAAAccccaaagaagaagaagaagaagttcTCCCTGAAGAAGACTTTCAACTTCAAAGGCCTGAAGAAGAGCAAGAAGTCTGgtggggaggtgaaggaggagaaggaaggggcggaggaggtgaaggaggcggCTCCTGCTGCTGAAGCTCCCAAGACGGAGGAGGAGCCTGCCAAGGGGGAGGCACCGGCTGctgtgaaggaggaggtgaaggaggaggtgaaggaggaggtgaaggaggaggtgaaggaggaggtaaaggaggaggtgaaggaggaggtgaaggaggaggtgaaagaggaggtgaaggaggaggtgaaggaggccgCCCCAGAGGCCTCAAACCCTAAAGAGGAGAGCAGCTCGACCCCGGCTCCCTCTGAACAGAAGGAGTGA
- the hdac1 gene encoding histone deacetylase 1 isoform X1: MALSSAQGTKKKVCYYYDGDVGNYYYGQGHPMKPHRIRMTHNLLLNYGLYRKMEIYRPHKASGEEMTKYHSDDYIKFLRSIRPDNMSEYSKQMQRFNVGEDCPVFDGLFEFCQLSTGGSVAGAVKLNKQQTDIAINWAGGLHHAKKSEASGFCYVNDIVLAILELLKYHQRVLYIDIDIHHGDGVEEAFYTTDRVMTVSFHKYGEYFPGTGDLRDIGAGKGKYYAVNYPLRDGIEDESYEAIFRPIMAKVMEMYQPSAVVLQCGADSLSGDRLGCFNLTIKGHAKCVEYMKSFNLPLLMLGGGGYTIRNVARCWTFETAVALDSSIPNELPYNDYFEYFGPDFKLHISPSNMTNQNSSEYLDKIKQRLFENLRMLPHAPGVQMQPVPEDAPHPDSGDEEDDPDTRISIRAHDKRIACDEEFSDSEDEGQGGGRRNAANHKKTKRVKKEEEGEKQDVKEEEEDQEEEKMDTSGPKEEVKTT; this comes from the exons ATGGCGCTGTCTTCTGCTCAAGGAACAAAGAAGAAAGTTTGCTATTATTATGATG GAGATGTGGGGAACTACTACTACGGCCAGGGACACCCTATGAAGCCGCATAGGATTCGCATGACACACAACTTGCTGCTAAACTATGGACTGTATAGAAAGATGGAGATCTAC AGACCTCACAAGGCCAGTGGAGAGGAGATGACCAAGTACCACAGTGATGACTACATCAAGTTCCTCAGGTCCATCCGGCCAGACAACATGTCCGAGTACAGCAAACAGATGCAGAGAT TCAACGTAGGAGAAGACTGCCCTGTGTTTGACGGCCTGTTTGAGTTCTGTCAGCTCTCAACTGGGGGCTCTGTCg CGGGGGCAGTGAAGCTGAACAAGCAGCAGACTGACATTGCCATCAACTGGGCCGGAGGACTCCACCATGCCAAGAAGTCGGAGGCATCCGGCTTCTGCTACGTCAACGACATCGTCCTAGCTATCCTGGAGCTTCTCAA GTACCACCAGAGGGTGCTGTACATAGACATCGACATTCACCATGGCGACGGGGTAGAGGAGGCCTTCTACACCACAGACAGAGTCATGACGGTGTCCTTCCACAAGTACGGAGAGTATTTCCCTGGGACAGGAGACCtgcgg gatatcGGAGCAGGGAAGGGGAAGTACTATGCTGTAAACTACCCCCTGAGGGACGGAATCGAAGATGAGTCATACGAAGCCATCTTCAGACCG attatGGCTAAAGTGATGGAGATGTACCAGCCCAGTGCCGTAGTGCTGCAGTGTGgagcagactctctctctggggACAGACTGGGCTGTTTCAACCTCACCATCAaag GCCATGCCAAGTGTGTGGAGTACATGAAGAGCTTCAACCTGCCCCTGCTGATGCTGGGTGGAGGGGGCTACACCATCAGGAACGTGGCCCGCTGCTGGACCTTTGAGACGGCTGTGGCTCTGGACAGCAGCATCCCTAACGAGCTGCCCTACAACGACTACTTTGAGTACTTTGGGCCGGACTTCAAGCTGCACATCAGCCCGTCCAACATGACCAACCAGAACAGCAGCGAGTACCTAGACAAGATCAAGCAGCGTCTGTTTGAGAACCTGCGCATGCTGCCCCACGCCCCGGGAGTCCAGATGCAACCCGTCCCTGAAGACGCCCCACACCCAGACAGTGGAGATGAGGAGGACGACCCCGACACACGCATCTcca TCCGCGCCCACGACAAGAGGATCGCGTGTGACGAGGAATTCTCAGACTCCGAGGAcgaggggcaggggggcgggCGCAGGAACGCAGCCAATCACAAGAAGACCAAACgagtgaagaaggaggaggaaggggagaaacAAG atgtgaaagaggaggaggaggatcaggaagaggagaagatggaTACTTCAGG GCCAAAAGAAGAGGTTAAAACCACCTGA
- the hdac1 gene encoding histone deacetylase 1 isoform X2 — protein MKPHRIRMTHNLLLNYGLYRKMEIYRPHKASGEEMTKYHSDDYIKFLRSIRPDNMSEYSKQMQRFNVGEDCPVFDGLFEFCQLSTGGSVAGAVKLNKQQTDIAINWAGGLHHAKKSEASGFCYVNDIVLAILELLKYHQRVLYIDIDIHHGDGVEEAFYTTDRVMTVSFHKYGEYFPGTGDLRDIGAGKGKYYAVNYPLRDGIEDESYEAIFRPIMAKVMEMYQPSAVVLQCGADSLSGDRLGCFNLTIKGHAKCVEYMKSFNLPLLMLGGGGYTIRNVARCWTFETAVALDSSIPNELPYNDYFEYFGPDFKLHISPSNMTNQNSSEYLDKIKQRLFENLRMLPHAPGVQMQPVPEDAPHPDSGDEEDDPDTRISIRAHDKRIACDEEFSDSEDEGQGGGRRNAANHKKTKRVKKEEEGEKQDVKEEEEDQEEEKMDTSGPKEEVKTT, from the exons ATGAAGCCGCATAGGATTCGCATGACACACAACTTGCTGCTAAACTATGGACTGTATAGAAAGATGGAGATCTAC AGACCTCACAAGGCCAGTGGAGAGGAGATGACCAAGTACCACAGTGATGACTACATCAAGTTCCTCAGGTCCATCCGGCCAGACAACATGTCCGAGTACAGCAAACAGATGCAGAGAT TCAACGTAGGAGAAGACTGCCCTGTGTTTGACGGCCTGTTTGAGTTCTGTCAGCTCTCAACTGGGGGCTCTGTCg CGGGGGCAGTGAAGCTGAACAAGCAGCAGACTGACATTGCCATCAACTGGGCCGGAGGACTCCACCATGCCAAGAAGTCGGAGGCATCCGGCTTCTGCTACGTCAACGACATCGTCCTAGCTATCCTGGAGCTTCTCAA GTACCACCAGAGGGTGCTGTACATAGACATCGACATTCACCATGGCGACGGGGTAGAGGAGGCCTTCTACACCACAGACAGAGTCATGACGGTGTCCTTCCACAAGTACGGAGAGTATTTCCCTGGGACAGGAGACCtgcgg gatatcGGAGCAGGGAAGGGGAAGTACTATGCTGTAAACTACCCCCTGAGGGACGGAATCGAAGATGAGTCATACGAAGCCATCTTCAGACCG attatGGCTAAAGTGATGGAGATGTACCAGCCCAGTGCCGTAGTGCTGCAGTGTGgagcagactctctctctggggACAGACTGGGCTGTTTCAACCTCACCATCAaag GCCATGCCAAGTGTGTGGAGTACATGAAGAGCTTCAACCTGCCCCTGCTGATGCTGGGTGGAGGGGGCTACACCATCAGGAACGTGGCCCGCTGCTGGACCTTTGAGACGGCTGTGGCTCTGGACAGCAGCATCCCTAACGAGCTGCCCTACAACGACTACTTTGAGTACTTTGGGCCGGACTTCAAGCTGCACATCAGCCCGTCCAACATGACCAACCAGAACAGCAGCGAGTACCTAGACAAGATCAAGCAGCGTCTGTTTGAGAACCTGCGCATGCTGCCCCACGCCCCGGGAGTCCAGATGCAACCCGTCCCTGAAGACGCCCCACACCCAGACAGTGGAGATGAGGAGGACGACCCCGACACACGCATCTcca TCCGCGCCCACGACAAGAGGATCGCGTGTGACGAGGAATTCTCAGACTCCGAGGAcgaggggcaggggggcgggCGCAGGAACGCAGCCAATCACAAGAAGACCAAACgagtgaagaaggaggaggaaggggagaaacAAG atgtgaaagaggaggaggaggatcaggaagaggagaagatggaTACTTCAGG GCCAAAAGAAGAGGTTAAAACCACCTGA
- the eif3i gene encoding eukaryotic translation initiation factor 3 subunit I, which produces MKPILLQGHERSITQIKYNREGDLLFSVAKDTVANVWYSVNGERLGTYNGHTGAVWCVDCDWDTKNVLTGSADNSCRLWDCETGKQLALLQTSSAVRTCGFDFSGNIIMFSTDKQMGYQCFLNYFDLRDPQQIEDNQPYLTVPCSESKITSAVWGPLGEYVIAGHESGEINQFSAKSGEVLKKVKEHTKQINDIQTSVDLTMVITASKDNHAKLFDSTSLDHIKTFKTERPVNSAAISPIMDHVVMGGGQEAMEVTTTSTRIGKFEARFFHAAYEEEFGRVKGHFGPINCVAFHPDGKSYSSGGEDGYTRIHYFDPHYFDFELEA; this is translated from the exons ATG AAACCCATCTTACTGCAGGGCCACGAGAGATCCATCACTCAGATCAAATATAACCGCGAAGGAGACCTGCTCTTCTCCGTCGCCAAAGACACA GTTGCTAATGTGTGGTACTCGGTGAACGGGGAAAGACTTGGTACTTACAATGGCCACACGGGGGCTGTGTGGTGCGTCGACTGTGACT GGGACACAAAGAACGTGTTGACTGGATCTGCAGACAACAGCTGTCGACTGTGGGACTGTGAGACTG GTAAACAGCTGGCTCTGCTGCAGACCAGTTCTGCTGTCAGGACATGTGGCTTCGACTTCAGCGGCAACATCATCATGTTCTCCACAGACAAGCAGATGGGCTACCAGTGCTTTCTCAACTACTTTGACCTGAGAGACCCCCAGCAGATAG AGGACAACCAGCCTTACCTGACAGTGCCCTGCAGCGAGTCCAAGATCACCAGCGCCGTGTGGGGACCTCTGGGGGAGTACGTCATCGCAGGACATGAGAGCGGAGAGATCAACCAGTTCAGCGCCAAG TCGGGGGAGGTCCTGAAGAAGGTGAAGGAGCACACCAAGCAGATTAACGACATTCAGACATCTGTGGATCTCACCATGGTCATCACCGCCTCCAAGGACAACCATGCCAAG CTGTTTGACTCCACATCTCTGGATCACATAAAGACCTTCAAGACTGAGAGACCTGTGAACTCTGCTGCCATCTCGCCCATCATGGACCAC GTGGTgatgggaggaggacaggaggctaTGGAggtcaccaccacctccaccaggaTTGGCAAGTTTGAAGCAAG GTTCTTCCACGCGGCCTATGAGGAGGAGTTTggcagggtcaaaggtcacttcGGCCCAATCAACTGTGTAGCCTTCCACCCTGATGGCAAAAG ttacagcagtgggggagaggatggatACACAAGGATTCACTACTTCGACCCACATTACTTTGACTTTGAGCTGGAGGCTTGA